The Magnolia sinica isolate HGM2019 chromosome 10, MsV1, whole genome shotgun sequence genome includes a window with the following:
- the LOC131217499 gene encoding protein NODULATION SIGNALING PATHWAY 2-like, which yields MDYGDIHHLLEDPCYGVLDDHDDGYMEALRLMGDDDAHDGLHAVIPEVGPTMDVPLVQDTMVVGHEMSHLEGIQEDLMEGRSITDLLLKGAEAVEAKNWQLASTVVTRLDHLLLFNQENENGPLHRLAFYFTEGLRCKILTSRPTEFQFPESIHRRTDNDTITAYRMLHELSPYVKFAHFTANQAILEATIGEQHVHVIDFDVMEGIQWPPLMEDLALRKDASLRITAVSSRHNVGPTQQTGRRLKEFADSIGLPFSFDQVTMQRDEDLQGIKLSPKMVVLVEEELFDFFKMPSMSFVEFFCEGLQHYTAFSDSLMNGSFWSGDKVGHRLIEEFLGLRILDCLRQFPLDKDEREIWGNGFSSIKGFKAIPMSGCNVSQAKILVGLFGGGYWVQHEKCRLALCWKSRPLTIASIWVPT from the exons ATGGATTATGGGGACATCCATCATCTCCTTGAAGACCCATGCTATGGTGTTcttgatgatcatgatgatggcTACATGGAAGCATTGCGTCTCATGGGAGATGATGACGCCCATGATGGCTTACATGCTGTCATtcctgaagtgggtcccaccatggatgtaccTTTGGTTCAAGATACTATGGTTGTGGGTCATGAGATGTCTCACTTGGAGGGAATTCAAGAAGATCTGATGGAGGGCCGCAGCATAACTGATCTGTTATTGAAGGGAGCTGAAGCTGTTGAAGCAAAGAACTGGCAGTTGGCTTCGACTGTAGTGACTCGCCTTGATCATCTCCTCCTCTTCAATCAAGAAAATGAAAATGGCCCACTGCACAGATTGGCCTTTTACTTCACCGAAGGCCTTCGTTGCAAGATCCTCACTTCCAGACCTACTGAATTCCAGTTCCCTGAGTCAATTCACAGACGAACGGATAACGACACCATTACTGCCTATCGAATGCTCCACGAGCTCTCTCCTTATGTGAAATTTGCGCACTTTACTGCCAATCAAGCAATCCTTGAAGCCACCATCGGTGAGCAGCACGTTCACGTCATCGACTTCGATGTTATGGAAGGAATTCAGTGGCCGCCACTTATGGAAGACCTCGCACTGCGGAAGGATGCCTCACTGAGAATAACGGCAGTTAGTAGCCGacataatgtgggtcccactcagCAGACAGGAAGACGGCTGAAGGAGTTTGCAGATTCAATTGGCCTACCATTCAGTTTTGATCAGGTGACGATGCAGAGAGATGAGGATCTTCAaggaatcaaa CTCTCTCCCAAGATGGTTGTTTTGGTAGAAGAAGAGCTGTTTGATTTTTTCAAAATGCCATCTATGTCATTTGTGGAGTTCTTTTGTGAGGGCTTGCAACACTACACTGCTTTCTCTGATTCATTGATGAACGGCTCCTTTTGGTCTGGAGataaggtgggccacaggctAATTGAAGAGTTCTTGGGCCTTAGGATCTTGGACTGTTTGAGGCAGTTCCCATTGGATAAGGATGAGAGGGAGATTTGGGGAAATGGGTTTTCTTCAATCAAGGGATTTAAGGCCATTCCAATGAGTGGTTGCAATGTTTCTCAAGCCAAGATCTTGGTGGGTCTCTTTGGTGGGGGGTACTGGGTGCAGCATGAGAAATGCAGGTTGGCTTTGTGTTGGAAATCAAGGCCTCTAACAATAGCTTCTATCTGGGTCCCCACTTGA